The proteins below come from a single Papaver somniferum cultivar HN1 chromosome 11, ASM357369v1, whole genome shotgun sequence genomic window:
- the LOC113323151 gene encoding ACT domain-containing protein ACR12-like — translation MAITNTFCSSSIIPRSRVTDFGSISKISLFTTTANQIHHRIGFGDQFGFMSSTNKCILRASIDSVESKFSKSEQDGESVPVPIVLIDQDSDSEATLVQVSFGDRLGALIDTMKALKDLGLDVTKGTVTTVESVIETKFFITRMGRKVEDPDMLETIRLTIINNLLKYHPESSERLAMGEAFGIKAPEKKLDVDIATHIHITDDGPKRSMLYIETADRPGLLMEIIKIMGDCNVYVESAEIDTEGLVAKDKFHVSYSGAALNDSLSQVLINCLRYYLRRPETDEDSY, via the exons ATGGCAATCACAAATACTTTCTGTTCTTCTTCCATTATCCCTCGATCTAGGGTTACTGATTTTGGTTCAATTTCAAAAATATCACTGTTTACTACTACTGCTAATCAGATTCATCATCGGATTGGATTTGgtgatcaatttggtttcatgtCATCTACAAACAA GTGCATTTTGCGAGCTTCAATTGATTCAGTAGAATCAAAATTTTCG AAGTCAGAGCAGGATGGTGAATCTGTTCCGGTGCCAATAGTTTTGATAGATCAAGATTCGGATTCTGAGGCAACACTTGTACAAGTTAGCTTTGGAGATCGTCTTGGAGCTCTTATCGACACG ATGAAGGCCCTTAAAGATTTAGGGCTGGATGTGACAAAGGGAACTGTGACAACTGTGGAATCCGTAATAGAGACCAAATTTTTCATTACACGCAT GGGACGGAAAGTCGAGGATCCAGATATGTTGGAAACAATAAGGCTCACCATCATTAACAACCTTCTGAAGTATCATCCG GAATCCAGTGAGCGGCTTGCTATGGGTGAGGCTTTTGGAATTAAAGCTCCAGAGAAGAAG CTTGATGTTGATATTGCCACACATATCCATATCACAGATGATGGGCCCAAAAGAAG CATGCTTTATATAGAGACAGCAGATCGACCTGGGTTGTTAATGGAAATCATCAAGATCATGGGTGATTGCAATGTCTATGTCGAGTCAGCAGAAATTGATACAGAA GGATTGGTAGCAAAGGATAAGTTTCATGTTAGCTACAGCGGAGCCGCACTAAATGACTCTCTGTCACAG GTTCTTATAAACTGTCTCCGCTACTACCTACGAAGACCCGAAACTGATGAAGATAGTTATTAA